From the genome of Malus sylvestris chromosome 6, drMalSylv7.2, whole genome shotgun sequence, one region includes:
- the LOC126626563 gene encoding protein FATTY ACID EXPORT 4, chloroplastic gives MSSYTLHLASPATRNCLYEHRRRIPTFKSPAFSHPHPFRCDYAAGNGLLAASNTSFRAVPKTHHRRFSCTSQLAEMAPATSAVYGFLLLSGGFFAFSRTGSKGSLIGGVSGAALMATAYYLLQTPETKAIGDALGFGSAFLFAAVFGIRLAATRKLAPAGPLLALSLSALAVFISAYLKDSVTIS, from the exons ATGTCGTCGTATACGCTGCATTTGGCTTCGCCGGCGACCAGAAATTGTTTGTACGAACACCGTCGCAGAATTCCCACATTCAAATCTCCCGCGTTTTCCCACCCCCATCCCTTTCGCTGCGATTACGCTGCGGGAAATGGGCTATTGGCAGCGAGCAACACAAGCTTTAGAGCCGTGCCCAAAACGCACCATCGTCGGTTCTCGTGCACTTCTCAGCTGGCGGAGATGGCTCCGGCTACCTCTGCAGTCTacggcttcctcctcctcagcGGCGGCTTCTTTGCTT TTTCGAGAACAGGAAGCAAAGGGTCGCTTATCGGTGGTGTTTCAGGAGCAGCTCTAATGGCAACT GCTTACTATCTGCTGCAAACACCAGAGACAAAAGCTATTGGTGATGCCCTTGGTTTTGGATCAGCATTTCTTTTTGCTGCGGTATTCG GTATACGATTAGCAGCTACACGGAAATTGGCTCCTGCAGGCCCTCTGTTAGCTCTTTCTCTTAGTGCACTGGCTGTGTTTATATCAGCTTATCTAAAAGATAGTGTCACCATATCTTAG